In Cydia pomonella isolate Wapato2018A chromosome 1, ilCydPomo1, whole genome shotgun sequence, one genomic interval encodes:
- the LOC133521628 gene encoding very-long-chain (3R)-3-hydroxyacyl-CoA dehydratase hpo-8, whose translation MSPKSASAKKTDVSSIGKLYLIAYNTVQTLGWGYLLLQTLLYFLNRGNLDNYWTEIKWTVVIFQNAAILEVVHAATGLVPSGVVTTLAQVYSRVFLVCGALLATTGATLSPGLPLCVLAWSITETIRYAYYALNLVKLVPHFLLVTRYSTFLALYPLGVTGELLCMYHALDEIAERQLWSVSMPNPYNFVFSYYHFLVFYMFLYIPLFPVLFGHMMSQRRKMLGKDPKKTH comes from the exons atgagtccCAAAAGTGCGAGTGCAAAAAAAACAGATGTTTCGTCGATCGGAAAATTATATCTCATAGCATATAATACTGTACAAACTTTAGG ATGGGGATACCTGTTGTTACAAACATTACTGTATTTCCTGAATCGAGGCAATCTGGACAACTATTGGACTGAAATCAAGTGGACTGTAGTAATCTTTCAGAATGCTGCAATACTTGAG GTGGTGCACGCGGCCACAGGGCTGGTGCCGTCGGGCGTGGTGACAACGCTGGCGCAGGTGTACTCGCGCGTGTTCCTCGTGTGCGGCGCGCTGCTCGCCACCACCGGCGCCACGCTCAGCCCCGGCTTGCCGCTCTGCGTGCTCGCCTGGTCCATTACAGAGACCATTCGATACGCGTACTACGCTCTCAATCTCGTCAAGTTGGTGCCGCATTTCCTGCTAGTCACCAG GTACTCCACGTTCCTGGCGCTATACCCGCTGGGCGTGACGGGCGAGCTGCTGTGCATGTACCACGCGCTGGACGAGATCGCCGAGAGGCAGCTCTGGTCGGTCTCGATGCCCAACCCTTACAACTTCGTATTCAGCTACTACCACTTCCTAGTGTTCTACATGTTCCTGTATATTCCTCTATTCCCCGTACTTTTCGGTCACATGATGAGCCAAAGAAGAAAAATGTTGGGAAAAGACCCGAAGAAAACCCATTGA
- the LOC133521650 gene encoding large ribosomal subunit protein eL30 yields MVAAKKQKKTIESINSRLALVMKSGKYCLGYKQTLKTLRQGKAKLVIIAKNAPPLRKSEIEYYAYLAKTGVHHYSGNNIELGTACGKYYRVCTLAITDPGDSDIITTLPEATA; encoded by the exons ATGGTTGCTGCTAAGAAACAG AAAAAGACCATCGAGTCTATCAACTCGCGCTTAGCGCTTGTTATGAAGTCTGGCAAATACTGCCTTGGCTACAAGCAGACCCTGAAGACTCTGCGCCAGGGAAAGGCAAAGCTAGTCATCATTGCGAAGAATGCCCCTCCTCTAAG AAAATCAGAGATCGAGTACTATGCCTACTTAGCGAAAACTGGCGTCCACCATTACAGTGGCAACAACATTGAGCTGGGCACTGCCTGCGGCAAGTACTACCGTGTGTGCACGCTGGCCATCACCGATCCAGGTGATTCTGACATCATCACCACTCTGCCGGAAGCCACtgcgtag